In the Maniola hyperantus chromosome 13, iAphHyp1.2, whole genome shotgun sequence genome, CAAAACTGACAAGAAttgttgatttaattttttctaccCAGTTCCTCAAACACGAAGGCAACGTAGACGGCTGTCGGTGTGGACAACCTGCAGGTGCTAGTTTCACTTGGGGGAGTACAAGCGAGCACTGCACGAATATCTTGTTAATCTTCTTCTACCCTGTTTGGTTAATAGCACTAACTGAAATGGCTCAAGCctggcgttactttgcggaaagcCATGATATATCTGATAATCTGCTGTTTCaccggattatagcaaattaagctatTGATATACCTTCTATAAAAATTCTTATAAATTTTTCCATGTTCAGTTCCTCAAACACGAAGGCAACGTCGATGTGTGGGTGTCCGTTTGGACAGCCTGGTGCTGGTTCCACTTGGGCGAGTACAAGCGAGCTCTGGACGAATACCTTGAAGTGAAGACGAGGGATAAACTCGACGCGCGTGTTGCTGACAATATTTCGCTGGATCTTGCTGTGTGTTACTTCTATTTAGGTGAGCGATTCATCTTTAAAAGTAATTCTTGAATGAAAGAAGGAGCAATATTTATATGGAAAAATATAATCGGCTTATTtcttgtaggtacatatttaaaaacttGGTTTTACTAATTCATTAAATGATTTGTAAGGCTAAGCACAAAGATAACACAAAGAATTAAttctttattgggtttaccaacagcAGAAAGAAGCAAGAAGAAGCAGAAAGTTATATATtctgtgtacctacttaaaatgatTTTACTAAGTAAAAAGTGTTACTATTTCAGGCATGTACAAAGAATCTCAGGATACCGTGGAAGAAGCGCCCAACTGTCCTCTTAAGGTAGGTCTTTTCacttaaggtttttttttgttagaaaggatattagccatgttaaatgactaatattcccctttcttctccaactaagcgtaaagcttgtgctaggagtaggtacgacaatagtgcaacgggcggggtttgaatagtcgacctttcggttttcagtccactcctttacctgttgagctattgaggctcaggtTGCGTGATGTGCCGGGAGACCAGTTCAATCTGACCTCCGTGTAGGTGCTATCTGCACTTCTATATCATCAACATCATTCTGTAACAGACGCCTATAATTCCAGTGCCGCCTGCAGTTCCACCTGGCACATAAGCTAGGCGACGAGGAGGCTCTGATGCTCGCACATGCGACTTTGCGCGACGTGCCGGAAGACCAGCTCAGCCTGGCCTCCGTGCACTATCTGCGCGCACATTATCAGGAGGCCATTGACGTTTATAAGAAGCTGCTTTTGGAGAGACGGTAATTATTCTGCCACTACCCCTTTCCGAATACGGTACGGTAGATTTTTACTACTAAAAAGCTCTCCTCAAAAGATCCCTTTACAAATAGTCGGGTTTTGTCAGTTTTTCGCAGTTTTTTGACGTTTATGGTATTACCTCTTTATGGtattaactctttgatttttcgggataaaaagtagcctatgtcactctccaggtctttatatatacccatgcaaatcacgtcaatccgttgcaccgttgcgacgtcattgaaggacaaacaaacacactttcgcatttataggtatgtatatttataggtaggcattcgggtaggtactgatatcaCTTCAGGATGCCGCGATCTGATAATATaacttttaaagaaaattatttttttacagttACAAGAGATATGAAAACGATGATATGGATTGGGTGAAAGTTTTGTCGCACATTCCTAGGTGCAAcaaaatttacttacttattttttgtaGCTGTCTTAGTAGATATAGTTACGGGAAGATATTATTTACATTACTTATAGTTATGTGTACTtattagtaattttaaaattcagacATTACATATTTTTAGATAGCTGGTCCACCTACCTATTGACTTAGTTTTTGAACCCAATTTAGATTGCGTCAGTAACTTTAGACTTCTAATTTTAATACTTGTGTAGTACTATgcttaagtacatattattatattaattagaaTTCTCTTATTCAGAGCTTACCTACTTCTCTTCTAGCACATTCATGGCTTTAAATGTCTACGTAGCACTATGCTACTACAAACTGGACTACTACGATGTCTCTCAAGAAGTCCTAGGTGTATATCTTGCACAGCACCCAACTTCGACAGTTGCTGAGAACTTGAAAGCATGCAATCTCTTTAGGTGAGAAAATACTTAACCAAATTACGACGTTGTTTTCTCCACTGAATTAACATTGGCGGACTTATTGCGGACTACAAAACCGCAGTACAAAGAGCaatagaaaagaaaagaagaagaagaagagacaaTACTTTTGTCAGTACCGTAACCACCGTTAGGGTGGATCGAGCGCTCCGCTACCATTTAGTCTACTCGATCCGCTCGATCGAGAGGTTGGACACCAAAATATTGTGTCCGACCTCTTGCTCTAAGACAGTAGTAGTCGAAATGAGATAGAGATCAGTAGACTATTtgcttcaagtaggtattaagAAGCGCTCGATCCActtttatctataggtacatcCGCAACCATAACTGATTGACAGAGAACGCACAGCCTATACCAGTGAAACTTTTCTTTGTTCTGTATTCTGAGTCTAATGGAAAGCAATGAAGTTCCATCGtcaattttgaaaaagtatGATGATTTCAGATTATATAACGGGAAAGCGGCTGAAAGTGAACTGAAACAAATATCTTCAGACCAACATACGTTTGGGCAGGACTTGGTGAAGCATAATCTAGTCGTTTTCAGAAATGGGGAAGGAGCTTTGAAAGTAAATACCTCACAAAAACTtagcattttaaaataattttactaatcattttaaaactctttaaatttcataaaccttaaattaaattagaaaccATATTTCTGTGAGTCGACTTTCTTTATCCCACTATAAAACCACAGATCGGCATATCGGTTCGTTTAAAAACTTTTagcataggtacttacttacttatcaaAAACTTTACCTAAACAACAAAGTACAAGTGCTTCAGAGTTTAATTCGTCCAAGAGTCCGTACTCCATACCGAAACGTCAAATCACTAGGCACgtttttgccggtagggttgtAATTATTAGCCCCAGCTAAAGTCCAATCTAAGACTAGAGCAgagtcaatttagaaattataaataccCGAATTGCCATGCCGTAAACAAACCTCACATATAAGACCACTGCAGCGCTCATAATTGCGTGAGATGTGGTGCAGAAGATGGAAAAAGGAGCGGGAAAGTCAAATAATAACTGCGGAAAAAACCTGTTCACCAGTTTTCACCTAAAGTTTTTTGTTAGGTGCTTCCAGAATTAGTCGACGTGGTGCCAGAAGCCCGCTTAAACCTGGCTGGCTATAGACTCAGGCATCGTGAACCTTTAGAAGCTCGTGAGTTGCTGGAACCTCTTCAGCCCACGTCACCGTTGCACTATATACTCAGGGCGGTGGTAGCGGTGCGCCTTTATAATGAAACTGGAGATGtaagtaaattttaattttctttaagtGAAATGGATTAAATGCAAGAAAGTACTATATATCGTCAATTTTTCCAAGGCCAGTCCAATTTGACCCAGTTCTCGTAAGACAAATCTCTCTATCATTTGTAAATCGTAATAGATTTTTGTGGGATTATTCTCGGTATAGAATTTACATTCATGATTCATCGCTGTATTTTCGTTGGTAGGGTCACTTATGTTACCAGAAATGGTGAAGACGCACAGACCACTTGAACAGCCTGTAAACAACAAATTTCATTATTGGCAATTAACTACTACTTACCTTCCTTAACAGgcacatatacctacttagcaaCCATGTTTCGGATCCGTATGCCATCACatcactgttcgaagactttgctTACTCTGAGGAATTTTAGTGTCCTCCTATTTCTTCGATATTACTTGAGAGTATTTTCCAGGAGGAACAAATGAAGCTGGCTCAGCAGAGTTTCCACCTGGTCGGCAGTTCGGCTTCAGAGTGCGACACCATCCCGGGGCGACAGTGCATGGCCTCCTCCTACTTCCTCGCTGGGCAGTTCGAAGAAGTGTTGGTCTACCTCAACTCGATCAAGAGCTTCTTTGTCAACGATGACACTTTCAACTTTAATTACGCTCAGGTGAGCCATCAGCCACGGTTCTACTATTTTTTACTACATTTGCTTTACTGCTTTAATTCTATTGGACTGTAAGAGTAAAGGAATAGAGAGTGCAGATATCATTGTTTGCGCGCATGCTTGAGCGCTATAACATCTTCTACTTAATTGACTCTAGTCTCTGTTGATATGAGATCGGCTGCCATGGCGCGAAACTGGCCTATGAGAACTTTATTATTCTTTTTCGAAATTATgctaaaagaagaagaagaagttcaCCTAATATGAGATCTTATTTGCTCAGGCAAAGGTAGCAACAGGCTTCTACCGCGAGGCCGAGGAGTGCCTCCTGAGCATCCAGGATGAGGACATGCGCTCCTGTTTCACGTATCTGGCCTGCCTCTGCCGCTGTCATGTTATGAACAAGGAGGCTCACCACGCTTGGGAGATTTGCGTCAAGGTAATCTTACAGATTCTCTTATCTCTTAGATACACAGGTAGTGGCAATACCACTACCTGTGTCTGAGAAGTTGTCTGCCACTGTGGCAAGCTTCTACAGCGAGGCTGAGAAGAATCCACTGTGAGGACATGCGGTCCTGTCTCACGTACCTGGCCTGCCTGTATTGATGTCACGTCATGAATAAGGAAGCTTGCCACGCTTAGGAGATTTATGTCAAAGTAATCTTCATAGAACGTCAATGAATGTTCTGCCGCGAACGTAGACTAATGAGTTTGAGCAAGGAATAGAAGATTTGAAGGTTTTACGACAGTAGATAGATAATATTACAAGAGAAtgttaaagatatttttttatagtccGCAGGAACCCCTGACAGCTTCGCGCTGTTACAGCTGGTGGCCAACGACAGTTATCGTATGGGACAATTCCTTGTGGCTGCCAAAGCCTTCCACATGCTTGACAGGTAGGTGGGTaaggtgtaatttttttaattcagacatcATGACTACGATCTGACTTAGTGGCAAAGTGATGATTcagtgtaagatggaagcggactataACCTGGACGACGCTATATATTTAAACTCATACCCCTAATTGGTTGCGCCTGACCTACAATTAATATCGTTTCAGCATTCAGCTattatataatgtacctaccgttattgtattgtaataagatttaaataataacctaacctaaaggcacgccgcgacgcgcgacgctaGATCTGAGAgtgaggccacacgatgcgttacgtaGGCGGtgcgctgcgtcatcctacatagaagtCGCTGTatcatgccacacgatgcgttgcgacTTACGACGTCCTGCGGCGCCGTACCGCACGCGCAACTGACTGGAGAGTGGagaccagagagacgaggcggggagaaCTGATGCGTTGCAACGCGATAACTCTCTGCTGGAGTGGCAATGCCGTGTGGCACCCAATTCTGAAATCCACAACGGTGCGGCGGCGCCTCAACACACCGCAAACAGTGGTAATTACTTATTAGAatagagtcatcatcatcatcatcaacaactgacagacgtccactactgaacataggtctcttgtagggacttccacacaccacggtcttgcgccgcctgaatccagtggctccctgcgactcgtctgatgtcgtagTGGGGTGGTCTTCCAAATACAAATCCAGTTATGTAACCTTTATACTCAGACTCGACGGCGGTCCTGAGATGTGGGAAGGCCTACGCGGGGCAGTATGTGGTTGCGCCCAGCTGGCGGCCGCGAACGTTCCCAACGCTGCGGTGCAGTTGCGCGACGCGCTGGGCTTGCTGCGCGGGCCGGGGGCGCACCCGCGCGCTGAGCATATAGCGCGACCCATCGCGCGGTGGGCGCAGCAGAATAGGATACAAGTGTAAACATCGTCATCTTCTTTAACCGTAAACTAATTAGAAATAAGTAATAAAGTGAGTTGTGCAACGACTTTCTTCTGTCGCTAGTATCGATAATGCGTTTGTCTACTAAATAGGTAGAAACTATTTAaggaggtaggtacttattgtaaaaaaaaaaaatttgtaaatCTACTAtcggttttattttaaagtttcctgtAGTTTTCCCACATTTAACGCCTTTAGTTCACCGACGTATGCGGACACGATAGCGCAACAATTAACAtcaacggaggcttagtaataaagtCGCGTTTGCAcccttctggtacggaaccctaagaatgcGGACGGCCTTAAGCAGGGTACTCACCTTGCCGTGTAGCATGTAACGTATCTAATACTGTATCAAGTGAGTACGCATGCACGAGCCCGCTGCGAACCGCTCGCGCGTGTAGCGCAGTAAGTTCGCAGTGACCCCCCGAGTGGCGGGGCGGTATCACTGCGAACACAAAGGCGGCTCGCAGTGTACGCGTGGACGGCAACACGTAGCTCGTAGCTCGTAGCTGGAAACGTAGTGACCGTGGACGAGCCGATACCCACTTGCAGGTTGATACAGGATCAGATACGTTACATGCTACAGCGCTAGTGAGTACCCTGCTTTACAGCatgcaaagtcaaagttaaatgatttattcaaaatagttactTAATAAATTGCTCTTTTCTATTGTCAGTTGtttgatttgtaagatatagtggtgataattattacgcaaacttaaaactacgagggttccaaacgcgcccgggtctgagaagagcccacaacaaatgcaggagataata is a window encoding:
- the Ttc26 gene encoding intraflagellar transport protein 56, with protein sequence MVTKSVILSRSKPAGDSRGSGSSSAKKTFPELEDFILKRDYVGAITMLEFLKHEGNVDVWVSVWTAWCWFHLGEYKRALDEYLEVKTRDKLDARVADNISLDLAVCYFYLGMYKESQDTVEEAPNCPLKCRLQFHLAHKLGDEEALMLAHATLRDVPEDQLSLASVHYLRAHYQEAIDVYKKLLLERRYKRYENDDMDWVKVLSHIPSTFMALNVYVALCYYKLDYYDVSQEVLGVYLAQHPTSTVAENLKACNLFRLYNGKAAESELKQISSDQHTFGQDLVKHNLVVFRNGEGALKVLPELVDVVPEARLNLAGYRLRHREPLEARELLEPLQPTSPLHYILRAVVAVRLYNETGDEEQMKLAQQSFHLVGSSASECDTIPGRQCMASSYFLAGQFEEVLVYLNSIKSFFVNDDTFNFNYAQAKVATGFYREAEECLLSIQDEDMRSCFTYLACLCRCHVMNKEAHHAWEICVKSAGTPDSFALLQLVANDSYRMGQFLVAAKAFHMLDRLDGGPEMWEGLRGAVCGCAQLAAANVPNAAVQLRDALGLLRGPGAHPRAEHIARPIARWAQQNRIQV